The following DNA comes from Novosphingobium sp. PP1Y.
AGGAAGCGGCCGAAGTTCTCCTGCTCGATGCCGATCTCGGTGTTGAGGATCGTGTCGTAGCCTTCGCGGCCGCCCCACAGGACGTAGTTGGAACCGCCGAGGCGATGGGTGGCTTCCAGCGCATCTCGCACCTGCATGGCCGCCCAGGTGTAGACTTCCGGATCGGGATTGGTCGCAGCGCCCGCCATGTAGCGCGCATGGCCGAAGAGATTGGCAGTGCCCCATAGCAGCTTGCGGCCGTGCCTGGCCTGCAGTTCCTCGAGATGATCGACGGCTTCGGCGAAGCTGGCGCGGAAGCTGGTGGCGTCCTCGGCGTCCGCCATCACGTCCACGTCGTGGAAGCAGTAGAAGGGCAGGTCGAGTTTCTCGACGAAGGCAAGCGCGGCTTCGCGTTTGGCACGCGCGGCCTTGGCGTCGTTCGGGCCGGCGTGCCAGGGACGGGTGAACGTGCCCGCGCCGAAAACGTCGCTGCCCGGCCAGCAGAAGGTGTGCCAGAAGCAGACGGCGAAGCGCAGGTGATCTTCGAGCCGCTTGCCCATGACCATGCGGTCCTTGTCGTACCAGCGATAGGCAAGGTCGTTCGTGCTTTCCGGGCCTTCGTAACGGACCGTGTCGAACTCGGCGAAGTATTCGGCAGACATCCTTCTTATTCCTTTCACAGTTCTCGAACTGCCGCATAGGCGCGGCGGAATTTCTCAAGCTTGGGTGCCAGGCGCTCGGCCAGCAGCGGATCGGGTGCGATGGCGTCGATGACGGCTGGGCGCACGCACGCCTGGGCTGCCGAAGCGCCGGTCGCGGCCATCATCGCGAGCTTGGCCGCGCCCAGCGCAGGACCGACTTCGCCGCCGTCAAGATATTCGAGCCGCACGTCGAGTGCAGCGGCGAGGATCGAACCCCAGTAGCGGGACCTTGCGCCGCCGCCGATGACCGACAGTGACGAAACATGCGTCCCCGCTTCGCGCAGTGCAGCAAGACCGTCGGCATGGGCGAAGGCCACGCCTTCCAGCACTGCCGCGGCCAGGCGCGATTGGTCGGTCCCGTTGTCCGCGCGAAGGAATGCACCGCGCACATGCGGGTCATTATGCGGCGTTCGCTCGCCCGAAAGATAGGGGAGGAACAGTTCCGGGCCGTTCGCCGCGCCGGCCCGCTCGGCAAGGGAGAACAGGTCGGCCGGTGCATCCAGCCCCATCAGGCGCGCGGCCCAATCGACACAGGATGCGGCGGAGAGGTGGACGCTCATCTGGTGCCACATGTCCGGCAGGCAGTGACAGAAGGCATGCACCGCCTGCCCGGGATTGGGACGAAACTGCTGCGTCGCCACGAAAATCACGCCCGAGGTGCCGAGCGAGAGCAGAGCATCGCCGTCCGAAATCATCCCGATCCCTGCAGCGCCGCCGGCATTGTCGCTGGCGCCTGCCGCGACGGGAACGCTGTCCATGCCCCACCGCGAAGCAATCTCGGGGCGCAACTGCCCGGTCACTTCG
Coding sequences within:
- the xylB gene encoding xylulokinase, producing MFLGIDIGTSGVKAVLIDTAGTVRDQASAPLTVSRPQPLWSEQSPDDWWAATEAAVLGLSAPLRAKAQAIGLAGQMHGATMLGADDRPLRPAILWNDGRSFQECEDLEAAEPDSRRIGGNLMMPGFTAPKLQWVRRHEPRIFAEVRSVLLPKDYVRLVMTGEKATDMSDAAGTLWLDVARRDWSDALLSATGLSREHMPNLFEGSEVTGQLRPEIASRWGMDSVPVAAGASDNAGGAAGIGMISDGDALLSLGTSGVIFVATQQFRPNPGQAVHAFCHCLPDMWHQMSVHLSAASCVDWAARLMGLDAPADLFSLAERAGAANGPELFLPYLSGERTPHNDPHVRGAFLRADNGTDQSRLAAAVLEGVAFAHADGLAALREAGTHVSSLSVIGGGARSRYWGSILAAALDVRLEYLDGGEVGPALGAAKLAMMAATGASAAQACVRPAVIDAIAPDPLLAERLAPKLEKFRRAYAAVREL